From Candidatus Bathyarchaeota archaeon:
CATTTCTCTTTTCGAAGAGTCGAAGAGTTGAGCGAGTACTTTAGGTCATGATTATCTTAGGGCGATCTAAAGAGACTTCATGAACTGGATACTCACATCTTCATGCATGCTGTTTTTTCTTCGAGAAACCCTTGAGCAGCCTCAAAAGATCAGGCTTGGAGAGATGCTTGGAGCTTCCAAGAACTCTTTAGGCGCAATAGTAGAAGCTTGGAGAGAAATGCCAAAGACCCTTAAGTTCGTAACAGTGGCGTTTCTGGTGAGCGCTTTTGAAGAACCTATGTTTCGAATGTTCACAGCCCTCTACGTATTTGACGTAATTGGAGTAGGTGAGATGCAATGGGGCATCGTAAACACTGCTTCAATTGCAGCAACACTCGTTCTAGGTTTCCCTCTCGGCAAAGTTGTTGACAAGATTGGACGGAAGAAATCCATACTCCTCGCCTACACTCTCTTCATCCCATCAACCATACTCTTCATATCTGTAAGGAATTTCCCTCTGCTACTCACTGTAAATCTACTGTTCGCCATGGGAGGATGCTTAATAATGCCAGCTTACAACGCG
This genomic window contains:
- a CDS encoding MFS transporter codes for the protein MNWILTSSCMLFFLRETLEQPQKIRLGEMLGASKNSLGAIVEAWREMPKTLKFVTVAFLVSAFEEPMFRMFTALYVFDVIGVGEMQWGIVNTASIAATLVLGFPLGKVVDKIGRKKSILLAYTLFIPSTILFISVRNFPLLLTVNLLFAMGGCLIMPAYNALLADLIPKEKRGRIMGTIVTLNILATVPASALGGILYGVAPHISLHLSHDPRGYCKPANTIHS